From the Spartinivicinus poritis genome, one window contains:
- a CDS encoding thiamine pyrophosphate-binding protein, producing the protein MTTGTKTTTYLLNTIKQYGVSHVFMVPGGVVDPFLDEFGDQPNEMNAVVAASETGAAYMADGYARASGKFGVCMGIGGPGTANMIGPLATAYTDQSPVLAITGEIPTLWNGRGGFQDASAAGLNDINLLRPVTAFAQQIPNCKLVPHYFQTAMRTMLGSKSQPVSLSIPKEIQAEAVIDKQNLDASLKNVIKQPNFIDLTGADQLLTGLIQHAKGNIAILAGSGCTRSEASEALYQFASHYQIPVATTLKAKGIFPEDDPLSLGVFGYAGTNHSTRALLNHDPADANCPNQGVDNITLLIVIGSSLNQRDTMRWDKHLSPQAGIYHVDADSTIFSKNFPINYAVNADAKTLLTWLLEPNQTKQLKPLEQGNKNRQQWLATIKEYPRYYQAEDMQNNATPLHPARVIAELQKAAPRNTVIVGDSGAHRAFAGHYWNSCLPRSYLTATALAPMGWAIPAGVGAKIACPEKPCVVITGDGCMLMNGIEIQTAAHHKIHLIVLVINNSALGNVFLRAKSPIAKKITTLSTHDWAAFSRSLGGDGIRVEKPDQLEKAFEQAFKATGPFVIDARCDPHYETPINPWRQEMIEHTSWVDG; encoded by the coding sequence ATGACGACCGGAACAAAAACAACAACGTATTTATTGAATACCATCAAACAATACGGTGTTTCACATGTGTTTATGGTTCCAGGTGGTGTGGTTGATCCCTTTCTTGATGAATTTGGCGATCAACCAAATGAGATGAATGCGGTGGTGGCAGCCAGCGAAACAGGTGCCGCTTATATGGCTGATGGTTATGCACGCGCCAGCGGTAAATTTGGGGTTTGTATGGGAATTGGTGGTCCAGGTACCGCCAATATGATTGGCCCATTGGCTACCGCCTATACAGACCAATCCCCTGTGCTTGCCATTACAGGCGAAATACCCACGTTGTGGAATGGTAGAGGGGGGTTCCAAGATGCCAGTGCAGCAGGCTTAAATGATATTAATTTATTAAGACCGGTTACCGCATTTGCTCAACAAATTCCCAACTGTAAACTGGTACCTCATTACTTTCAGACTGCCATGAGAACCATGTTAGGGAGTAAATCCCAACCCGTCAGTTTAAGTATTCCCAAAGAAATACAAGCAGAGGCCGTTATTGATAAGCAAAATCTCGATGCATCCCTTAAAAATGTAATTAAACAACCCAATTTTATAGACTTAACCGGTGCCGACCAATTACTCACCGGTCTCATTCAACATGCTAAAGGCAATATTGCCATTCTTGCCGGCAGTGGTTGCACCCGTTCAGAAGCCAGTGAAGCGCTATATCAGTTTGCCAGCCATTATCAAATTCCCGTTGCAACCACATTAAAAGCCAAAGGTATTTTCCCCGAAGATGATCCTTTATCGCTTGGCGTCTTTGGCTATGCAGGTACCAACCATTCGACAAGAGCATTATTAAATCATGACCCAGCCGATGCAAATTGTCCTAATCAAGGCGTTGATAATATTACTTTACTTATAGTAATTGGTTCTAGCCTTAACCAGCGAGATACCATGCGCTGGGATAAACATTTAAGCCCCCAAGCCGGTATTTACCATGTTGATGCGGATAGTACCATTTTTTCCAAAAATTTTCCGATTAATTATGCCGTTAATGCGGATGCAAAAACCTTATTAACCTGGCTGTTGGAACCCAACCAAACCAAGCAGCTAAAGCCTTTAGAACAAGGCAACAAAAATCGACAACAATGGCTAGCTACTATCAAAGAGTATCCTCGTTATTATCAAGCGGAGGACATGCAAAATAATGCAACACCGCTACACCCTGCGCGAGTTATTGCTGAACTACAAAAAGCTGCACCTAGAAATACGGTGATTGTCGGTGATTCTGGCGCTCACCGTGCATTTGCAGGACATTATTGGAATAGTTGCCTGCCACGTAGCTACTTAACAGCCACCGCATTAGCACCAATGGGGTGGGCCATACCTGCTGGGGTCGGCGCTAAAATTGCCTGCCCAGAAAAACCCTGTGTGGTCATCACAGGTGATGGTTGTATGCTAATGAACGGTATCGAAATACAAACCGCAGCACACCATAAGATTCATTTAATTGTTTTAGTCATCAACAACAGTGCACTTGGTAATGTATTTTTGAGGGCCAAATCCCCTATCGCCAAAAAAATTACCACACTCAGCACCCATGACTGGGCTGCTTTCTCCCGCTCACTGGGTGGTGACGGTATCCGAGTAGAAAAACCCGACCAATTAGAGAAAGCATTTGAGCAGGCATTTAAAGCAACTGGTCCGTTTGTTATTGATGCCCGGTGTGACCCTCACTATGAAACGCCAATTAATCCCTGGCGACAAGAAATGATAGAACACACATCCTGGGTAGATGGATAG
- a CDS encoding Dyp-type peroxidase encodes MSVDLNQTNIDIDDPNFKQIFTHLQGNILKSHGRDHSRHLFIKFKDNTTTSRKWVREFADKITSTLEQESQSTDFKKNGNNHLFINLMLSRSGYQALAIDKSQWPTDKAFLAGMKDLNQQYDTTPRLDDKRQHHHPKANPLNDDLSDWEAPFKSTIDGLIILAYGRQPSVDFAIADAAAEQYLDKQVAQLTCELEAVAEVITVQQGHVMRNDKGQVIEHFGFVDGVSNPKFLFSDLQEDFKNGGFNHYDPSASLHTVMVKDPGGNASSYGSYVVYRKLQQNIKGFWDRLALLAGTINEVSGSSEPINAEYAGALCVGRFKDGTPISEQATNGWTNLFNNFNYDDDINGLRCPLHSHARKTNPRNDTLRQFNAPPTIERSRRIVRRGISYGSTDLLPAHEWTDAGLLFLSLQSNIEQQFIFMQNTWCNNNNFLKKDTGLDPLVGVPSPKTKPAAQTWPKQWGNNDLTGNPPITFEFSGFVKNRGGEYFFMPSINFLKQL; translated from the coding sequence ATGTCTGTTGACCTAAACCAAACCAACATTGATATTGACGACCCCAACTTCAAACAGATTTTTACCCATTTACAAGGGAATATATTAAAAAGCCATGGGAGAGATCACTCTCGCCATCTATTTATTAAATTTAAAGATAATACTACAACCAGTCGAAAATGGGTCAGAGAGTTTGCTGATAAAATAACGTCAACCTTAGAGCAAGAAAGCCAGTCCACAGACTTTAAAAAAAATGGTAACAATCATTTATTTATTAACCTCATGTTAAGCCGCTCAGGTTATCAGGCATTAGCCATAGATAAATCGCAATGGCCGACAGATAAAGCCTTTCTGGCAGGGATGAAAGACCTTAACCAACAATATGATACCACCCCCAGGCTCGACGACAAACGCCAACACCATCACCCTAAAGCGAACCCACTCAATGATGACTTATCTGACTGGGAAGCGCCTTTTAAATCGACCATAGATGGCTTGATCATTTTGGCTTATGGCAGGCAACCCAGTGTCGATTTTGCAATCGCTGATGCAGCCGCAGAACAGTATCTAGATAAACAAGTTGCCCAACTAACCTGTGAGCTGGAAGCAGTAGCAGAGGTTATTACTGTACAGCAAGGTCATGTTATGCGTAACGATAAAGGCCAAGTCATTGAGCATTTTGGCTTTGTTGATGGCGTAAGTAATCCCAAGTTTTTATTCTCTGACTTGCAAGAAGATTTTAAAAATGGTGGTTTTAACCATTATGACCCCAGCGCCTCGCTTCATACAGTAATGGTTAAAGATCCTGGTGGCAATGCTAGCAGTTATGGCAGCTATGTGGTTTACCGTAAATTACAACAAAATATTAAGGGCTTTTGGGACCGTTTAGCACTATTAGCTGGGACGATTAACGAAGTCAGTGGCAGTTCAGAACCGATTAACGCTGAATATGCAGGTGCGTTATGTGTTGGTCGGTTTAAAGATGGTACTCCTATTTCCGAACAGGCAACCAATGGTTGGACCAATCTATTCAATAACTTTAACTATGATGACGATATAAACGGCTTACGTTGTCCATTACATTCACATGCCCGAAAAACCAATCCGCGAAATGATACCCTAAGACAATTTAATGCCCCACCGACAATAGAGCGCAGTCGACGAATTGTTCGTCGAGGAATCAGTTATGGTTCAACTGACTTGTTGCCAGCACATGAATGGACGGATGCCGGTTTATTATTCCTTAGCCTACAATCTAATATCGAGCAACAATTTATTTTTATGCAAAATACCTGGTGTAATAACAATAATTTTCTTAAAAAAGATACAGGGCTTGATCCACTCGTAGGCGTACCCTCACCTAAAACAAAACCTGCCGCACAAACCTGGCCAAAACAATGGGGGAATAACGACCTGACGGGTAACCCTCCTATTACTTTTGAGTTTTCTGGTTTTGTCAAAAACCGTGGCGGTGAGTACTTTTTTATGCCGAGTATTAACTTTTTAAAACAACTGTAG
- a CDS encoding GNAT family N-acetyltransferase, which yields MNTNKNGFSNNNGSCWIEPATLTGDQVILEPLTMDHVPCLQKAAKDGDLWTLWFTSVPAPDQTASYVQTALAMAEQHIALPFAVRDRQSNTVVGTTRFCNIDHKNPRLEIGYTWYAKRCQRTALNTEAKLLLLTHAFEQLNVIAVEFRTHWHNQASRRAIERLGAKQDGVLRNHQQTAEGVYRDTVVFSIINSEWPAVKQHLQHKLAQYQA from the coding sequence ATGAATACGAATAAAAATGGGTTTAGTAATAATAATGGCAGTTGTTGGATAGAGCCTGCCACTCTTACTGGTGATCAGGTTATTTTAGAACCGTTGACAATGGACCATGTACCCTGTTTACAGAAGGCAGCTAAAGATGGAGATTTGTGGACGTTATGGTTTACTTCTGTGCCTGCGCCGGATCAAACTGCCAGTTATGTACAAACGGCATTAGCGATGGCAGAGCAGCATATAGCATTACCTTTTGCAGTGCGTGATAGGCAATCAAATACGGTTGTTGGTACTACTCGCTTTTGTAATATTGACCATAAAAATCCCCGTTTGGAAATAGGCTACACCTGGTATGCAAAACGCTGCCAACGGACTGCACTTAATACAGAAGCGAAGCTATTGTTATTAACCCATGCTTTTGAGCAATTAAACGTCATTGCAGTGGAATTTAGAACCCACTGGCACAACCAGGCTTCACGTAGGGCTATCGAGAGGTTGGGTGCAAAGCAAGATGGGGTGTTGAGAAACCATCAACAGACTGCAGAAGGTGTGTATCGAGATACTGTTGTATTTTCTATTATTAACAGTGAGTGGCCAGCAGTTAAACAACATTTGCAGCATAAACTAGCTCAATATCAAGCTTGA
- a CDS encoding carboxymuconolactone decarboxylase family protein — MTRIPYIDEPAGLSDKQKAVYDYVYQSRKKVVGVFSFLLNSPPLTKPIADLGAYLRFDSILPADLKELVILVTLSENYCQFEWSAHEALALTAGISQDTIDIIKYKRPFTDLVLKEQIIINYGHQLINNKRVDDTVFASLKQQFSNTEITEITTLIGYYSMVACLLNAFELGPQPGKPALPEPSLNQPTASSIKRTASAEESA, encoded by the coding sequence ATGACTAGAATACCTTATATAGACGAACCGGCAGGATTATCAGACAAACAAAAAGCAGTTTACGACTATGTTTACCAAAGCCGTAAAAAAGTGGTGGGCGTTTTTTCATTTTTATTAAATAGTCCACCGTTGACAAAACCCATCGCTGATTTAGGTGCATATTTACGGTTTGACTCCATATTACCTGCTGACCTTAAAGAACTCGTTATATTAGTGACACTCAGTGAAAATTATTGCCAATTTGAATGGTCAGCCCATGAAGCACTGGCGTTAACTGCAGGTATTTCGCAAGACACCATAGATATTATTAAATATAAACGCCCATTCACTGACTTGGTACTAAAAGAACAAATTATTATTAACTATGGACATCAATTGATAAATAACAAGCGAGTGGATGACACTGTGTTTGCAAGTTTAAAACAACAATTTAGCAATACAGAAATCACTGAAATCACCACCCTAATTGGTTATTACTCAATGGTGGCTTGTTTATTAAATGCATTTGAGCTAGGCCCTCAACCTGGTAAACCGGCACTGCCAGAGCCTTCATTAAATCAACCAACAGCAAGCTCAATTAAACGTACAGCATCTGCAGAAGAATCAGCATAG